One Hyalangium gracile genomic window carries:
- a CDS encoding class I SAM-dependent methyltransferase, which yields MSMTAPHGSPSAQEVHAGQAIYTRWSLALAYDPVVLGYSNRFLWKCQTKRLLEMYDEYVSSNHLDIGVGTGYFLARCRFPSPRPRLALMDLNPNSLEYAARRTARYQPERYQRNVLEPLQLDVPKFDTIGMNYLLHCMPGALPEKAVVFDHVRPLLNPGGRVFGATLVQGDVPRSVWAQKLMDLYNRKGVFHNERDTVEDLKQALRQRFAESRVTVQGCAALFWAKA from the coding sequence ATGTCGATGACAGCTCCCCACGGCTCCCCGTCCGCCCAGGAGGTCCACGCGGGCCAGGCAATCTATACCCGCTGGAGCCTGGCCCTCGCGTATGACCCCGTCGTCCTGGGCTACTCCAACCGCTTCCTCTGGAAGTGCCAGACGAAGCGGCTGCTGGAGATGTACGACGAGTACGTCTCCAGCAACCACCTCGATATCGGAGTGGGCACGGGCTACTTCCTCGCGCGCTGCCGCTTCCCATCGCCTCGGCCTCGCCTGGCGCTGATGGATCTCAACCCCAACAGCCTGGAGTACGCGGCGCGCCGCACCGCCCGCTACCAGCCCGAGCGCTACCAGCGCAACGTCCTGGAGCCCCTCCAGCTGGACGTGCCGAAGTTCGACACGATCGGGATGAACTACCTGCTGCACTGCATGCCGGGCGCGCTGCCGGAAAAGGCGGTGGTGTTCGACCATGTCCGCCCGCTGCTCAACCCGGGTGGCCGCGTCTTCGGCGCCACCCTCGTGCAGGGCGACGTGCCCCGGAGCGTGTGGGCCCAGAAGCTGATGGACCTGTACAACCGCAAGGGCGTCTTCCACAACGAGCGGGACACCGTGGAGGACCTGAAGCAGGCGCTGCGCCAGCGCTTCGCCGAGTCCCGCGTCACGGTGCAGGGCTGCGCCGCGCTGTTCTGGGCGAAGGCCTGA
- a CDS encoding plasmid pRiA4b ORF-3 family protein: protein MRRDDWFETLAFAHEGASQRRDGEARKRFLAVLASVERMLGDATGRRDFGRISGLGGFHMATRLSASERKRAEQLCERVWQTTGAGRTYAEEALLGQVGAQASPDSLPFFRAALETSRERDSFQARRRRMAVASVAFIAHQQGDAAASAQLEAWLTHSDVTVRTEATALYGRLHFREEGGLDVSARSALERVAYKDRAFAPRFLARGWLHAAGVAVPVEPPEGVYAFQASLGRVSRTVELTASQGLDELVDAILGAFGWDHDHLYEFALTGDLRDGRFILPDREEEALGFDWSFDTDAEQGDAESDELPAPPGRPSPMSLPLGAFGLPKGHEFIFRYDFGDDHRFRVKVRDIHAHRSPRTKYPRVVDSTGKAPEQYPRFG, encoded by the coding sequence ATGAGACGGGACGACTGGTTCGAGACACTCGCCTTCGCCCACGAAGGTGCCAGCCAGCGGAGGGACGGAGAGGCGCGGAAGCGATTCCTCGCGGTGCTCGCGTCCGTGGAGAGGATGTTGGGGGACGCGACAGGCCGGCGGGACTTCGGCCGCATCTCGGGGCTGGGGGGCTTCCACATGGCGACGCGCCTGTCGGCCAGCGAGCGCAAGCGGGCCGAGCAGCTCTGCGAACGGGTGTGGCAGACGACGGGCGCAGGACGGACATACGCCGAGGAGGCCCTGCTGGGGCAGGTGGGCGCCCAGGCCAGCCCGGACTCGCTGCCTTTCTTCCGTGCCGCGCTGGAGACGAGCCGGGAGCGAGATTCCTTTCAAGCCCGGCGAAGGCGCATGGCCGTGGCGTCGGTGGCCTTCATCGCCCATCAGCAGGGAGATGCGGCGGCGAGCGCTCAGCTCGAGGCCTGGTTGACGCACTCGGATGTCACGGTGCGCACCGAAGCCACTGCGCTCTACGGGCGCCTGCACTTCCGGGAGGAGGGTGGGCTGGACGTGTCGGCTCGTTCGGCGCTCGAGCGCGTGGCATACAAGGACCGGGCCTTCGCTCCCCGCTTCCTCGCTCGGGGCTGGCTGCATGCCGCGGGCGTCGCGGTTCCTGTCGAGCCACCGGAAGGAGTCTACGCCTTCCAGGCGTCTCTGGGGCGCGTCTCACGCACCGTGGAGCTGACAGCCTCCCAGGGGCTCGACGAGCTCGTCGACGCCATCCTGGGGGCCTTCGGGTGGGACCACGACCACTTGTACGAGTTCGCCCTCACCGGGGACCTGCGCGACGGCCGCTTCATTCTCCCGGACAGGGAAGAGGAGGCGCTCGGTTTTGACTGGAGCTTCGACACCGATGCCGAACAGGGAGATGCCGAGAGTGACGAGCTCCCTGCTCCTCCAGGGAGACCGAGCCCGATGAGCCTTCCCCTGGGGGCATTCGGGTTGCCCAAGGGCCATGAGTTCATCTTCCGTTACGACTTCGGCGATGACCACCGTTTCCGCGTGAAGGTGCGGGACATCCACGCGCACCGCTCCCCTCGGACGAAATACCCTCGAGTGGTGGACAGCACGGGCAAGGCCCCCGAGCAATATCCTCGCTTCGGTTGA
- a CDS encoding Wadjet anti-phage system protein JetD domain-containing protein, whose product MKPSEPSARCELLTRLLEAYERGAMYGRKGPWPRHVCLRLNAGTFPEAFAPEGREWLAELRAAADALERAGAVTVVRSKGGLYESREPKEVRLGPEHVDTAYALAREFGYEPLASILAMLAEHVRDLSARAEVPWARAFLAAASVELARGEGGRLGASRERLKRDWRDWRDALTAAAALAGGAQGWERVVSERLFTDSKRLAAIRGQVAGVLVRMDPRLAEAAPEEPQEVLEAYGLRRRPGLVRCAGCAELRVGGRQYRLEDFAPSAHLPEGWAEAWVEGVSAAAVDVITTVENEYPFLSYIEEAGGPWALGARRELVVYTGGFPPPVLSRALGLLSARRADVRFRHWGDADLGGLRIWWHLRRSLARPLELFRTTPEWLLRHHQRAQGLSASEHSELERLLQALRGSAEADCPDVREACRLVELLLSLGFKVEQERY is encoded by the coding sequence ATGAAGCCGAGCGAGCCGTCGGCGCGGTGTGAGCTCCTGACGCGCCTGCTGGAGGCCTACGAGCGCGGCGCGATGTACGGCCGCAAGGGCCCCTGGCCACGACACGTGTGCCTTCGCCTGAACGCGGGCACGTTCCCCGAGGCCTTCGCTCCCGAGGGGCGCGAGTGGCTGGCGGAGCTGCGCGCCGCGGCGGACGCGCTCGAGCGGGCCGGGGCGGTGACGGTGGTGCGAAGCAAGGGGGGGCTCTACGAGTCGCGGGAGCCCAAGGAGGTTCGGCTGGGGCCCGAGCACGTGGACACCGCCTACGCGCTGGCGCGTGAGTTCGGGTACGAGCCTCTGGCATCCATCCTGGCGATGCTCGCCGAGCACGTGCGCGACCTGAGCGCGCGGGCGGAGGTGCCCTGGGCTCGTGCCTTCTTGGCGGCGGCCTCCGTCGAGCTTGCCCGCGGCGAGGGCGGCAGGCTGGGGGCCTCGCGCGAGCGCCTCAAGCGGGACTGGCGGGACTGGCGCGATGCGCTGACCGCGGCGGCGGCGCTGGCGGGGGGCGCGCAGGGCTGGGAGCGCGTGGTGAGTGAGCGCCTCTTCACCGACTCCAAGCGGCTGGCGGCGATCCGGGGGCAGGTGGCGGGGGTGCTGGTGCGGATGGATCCCCGCCTCGCCGAGGCCGCACCGGAGGAGCCGCAGGAAGTCCTGGAGGCATATGGACTGCGCCGCCGTCCGGGGCTCGTGCGGTGCGCCGGCTGCGCGGAGCTGCGCGTGGGAGGCAGGCAGTACCGCCTGGAGGACTTCGCTCCCTCCGCGCATCTGCCGGAGGGTTGGGCCGAGGCGTGGGTGGAGGGGGTCTCCGCGGCGGCGGTGGACGTCATCACCACGGTCGAGAACGAGTACCCGTTCCTCTCGTACATCGAGGAGGCGGGGGGGCCTTGGGCGCTGGGAGCGCGCCGGGAGCTGGTGGTGTACACGGGGGGCTTCCCGCCGCCCGTGCTCTCGAGGGCGCTGGGCCTGCTCTCCGCGCGGCGAGCCGACGTGCGCTTTCGCCACTGGGGGGATGCGGATCTGGGCGGGCTTCGCATCTGGTGGCATCTGCGCCGCTCGCTGGCGCGTCCGCTGGAGCTCTTCCGGACGACGCCCGAGTGGCTGTTGCGGCACCATCAGCGAGCGCAGGGGCTGTCCGCGTCCGAGCACTCGGAGCTGGAGCGGCTTCTGCAGGCGCTGCGCGGCTCCGCCGAGGCGGACTGCCCGGATGTGCGCGAGGCCTGCCGGCTGGTCGAGCTGCTGTTGTCCCTGGGGTTCAAGGTTGAACAGGAGCGGTACTGA
- a CDS encoding Wadjet anti-phage system protein JetA family protein, with protein MSTTAIPDLFGRVPAALFAPLSGALAPLYWAILARYYQYEFEREPVALVKPAAIELAEQLLQASPAWQGRHEELLSLEEAGAPPEAEHGLEEGAITRTMARRLVSRLEATGWFHFEYRSTLGQVLSFHPWAARVLDTLVRVARDEQPIFQGYAHSIAILLKPDTFASRPGVSLREAHRHTLELVRELKILNRNIHAFTQRLLEEVTTASGVLEEGLDRYRQAVMANYHRLKTVENLYRWRSDILLRLDAIEHDAGSIAAAARWYAEQLALDLAAATRQVEEDLRLMRMRFETLPEITDDIDARNARFSGVALRKLMYLLRQDRRTEGQLQYLVEKLARDEAPELEFDVYRCELLRDGFLYTPPTRRAKAAPQKLPMRRRALSEAQRRQLAERLRSPYARARIEEFVSELLGARQAGTMEELPLRDDEDFVRAIHLVGYGLDGRGRYRFRPAEAPAAHVRGGAYGVPGGRFERSGKKG; from the coding sequence GTGTCCACCACCGCCATTCCCGACCTGTTCGGCCGTGTGCCAGCGGCGCTCTTCGCTCCCCTCTCGGGAGCGCTGGCGCCGCTCTACTGGGCCATTCTCGCTCGGTACTACCAGTATGAGTTCGAGCGTGAGCCGGTCGCGCTCGTGAAGCCGGCGGCCATCGAGCTCGCGGAACAACTCCTCCAGGCTTCCCCGGCCTGGCAGGGGCGCCACGAGGAGTTGCTCTCGCTCGAGGAAGCCGGCGCGCCGCCCGAGGCGGAGCACGGGCTCGAGGAAGGTGCCATCACGAGGACCATGGCCCGTCGGCTCGTCTCCCGCCTGGAGGCCACGGGGTGGTTCCACTTCGAGTACCGCAGCACGCTGGGCCAGGTGCTGAGCTTCCACCCCTGGGCCGCCCGGGTGCTCGACACGCTGGTGCGTGTGGCCCGGGACGAGCAACCCATCTTCCAGGGCTACGCGCACTCCATCGCCATCCTGCTCAAGCCCGACACCTTCGCCAGCCGGCCGGGCGTCTCCCTGCGTGAGGCGCATCGCCACACGCTCGAGCTCGTCCGGGAGCTCAAGATCCTGAACCGCAACATCCACGCCTTCACCCAGCGGCTCCTCGAGGAGGTGACCACCGCGTCTGGCGTGCTCGAAGAGGGCCTCGACCGCTACCGGCAAGCCGTCATGGCCAACTACCACCGGCTCAAGACGGTGGAGAACCTCTATCGCTGGCGCAGCGACATCCTGCTGAGGCTCGACGCCATCGAGCACGACGCCGGCTCCATCGCCGCCGCGGCGCGCTGGTACGCAGAGCAGCTCGCCCTCGACCTGGCCGCCGCGACGCGGCAGGTGGAGGAGGATCTGCGGCTGATGCGCATGCGGTTCGAGACGCTCCCGGAGATCACCGACGACATCGACGCACGCAACGCGCGCTTCAGCGGCGTCGCCCTGCGCAAGCTCATGTACCTGCTGAGGCAGGACCGGCGGACGGAGGGGCAGCTCCAGTATCTCGTCGAGAAGCTCGCGCGGGACGAGGCGCCGGAGCTCGAGTTCGATGTGTACCGGTGCGAGCTGCTGCGAGATGGCTTTCTCTACACGCCGCCCACGCGCCGCGCGAAGGCCGCGCCGCAAAAGCTCCCCATGCGACGACGGGCGTTGTCCGAGGCGCAGCGGCGGCAGCTCGCCGAGCGGTTGCGCAGCCCGTACGCCCGAGCGCGGATAGAAGAGTTCGTGAGCGAGCTGCTCGGTGCGCGGCAGGCCGGGACGATGGAGGAGCTGCCGCTGCGAGACGATGAGGACTTCGTGCGGGCCATCCACCTGGTCGGCTACGGGCTCGACGGCAGGGGCCGCTATCGCTTCCGGCCGGCCGAGGCGCCCGCGGCCCACGTGCGCGGCGGGGCTTATGGGGTGCCAGGTGGGAGGTTCGAGCGCTCCGGGAAGAAGGGGTGA
- a CDS encoding sensor histidine kinase, with protein MRVGDPVRLMRWSRWGILIAALFLGSGMVLSAAVNHSRVHHIAWNLIRGQGQVLLDGVRQGLRDVGSPPTAESTARLLANLQDQELRYLALLAPSRPVEAGTALGGPPRADFVPAGSEPEILLSEAGTRIRLVFRAPPPPPGEPPPPPPVARPPPPDEPRPPPAAQPRPRRRELPPTVLEFEPLLARELVSSSRRSLLISGVVALAMLLGAGLAFRWLKRREAMEHQLARERHLAMLGEMSAVLAHELRNPLASLKGHAQLLAEALPEGRSRTKAERVVKEAVRLEDLTSSLLAFVRTGTIHRQQTDPVAIVRAAAEEVDPRRIELDSQSAPASWSLDAPRMQQVLSNLLRNAVQASPAGAPVFARISTEEQALLYEVRDVGTGIPPGQEAAIFEPFHTHRPLGNGLGLAVARRVVELHGGSIHASNHPQGGALFRVRIPQTA; from the coding sequence ATGCGTGTCGGCGATCCCGTGCGCCTGATGAGATGGTCGCGCTGGGGGATCCTCATCGCCGCGCTCTTCCTGGGCAGCGGCATGGTGCTCTCCGCGGCGGTGAACCACTCCCGCGTGCACCACATCGCCTGGAACCTCATCCGCGGACAGGGGCAGGTGCTGCTCGACGGGGTCCGCCAGGGACTGCGGGACGTGGGCAGTCCGCCCACTGCTGAGAGCACGGCCCGGCTGCTCGCCAACCTTCAGGACCAGGAGCTGCGCTACCTGGCCCTGCTTGCGCCCTCCAGGCCTGTCGAGGCCGGGACGGCTCTCGGCGGTCCCCCTCGCGCGGACTTCGTGCCCGCGGGCTCGGAGCCGGAGATCCTCCTGTCAGAGGCAGGCACGCGCATCCGCCTCGTGTTCCGCGCGCCCCCGCCTCCCCCCGGGGAGCCTCCGCCTCCTCCGCCCGTCGCCAGGCCCCCTCCCCCCGACGAGCCTCGGCCGCCCCCCGCCGCGCAGCCTCGTCCGCGCAGGCGGGAGCTTCCGCCCACGGTGCTCGAGTTCGAGCCCCTCCTGGCCCGCGAGCTCGTCTCCAGCTCCCGCCGCTCGCTGCTCATCAGCGGGGTGGTGGCGCTGGCGATGCTGCTGGGCGCGGGGCTCGCCTTCCGGTGGCTGAAGCGACGCGAGGCCATGGAGCACCAGCTGGCCCGCGAGCGGCACCTCGCGATGCTGGGAGAGATGTCCGCGGTGCTCGCGCACGAGCTGCGCAACCCGCTGGCCTCGCTCAAGGGCCACGCGCAGCTGCTCGCGGAGGCGCTGCCCGAGGGACGCTCGCGCACCAAGGCCGAGCGGGTGGTGAAGGAGGCCGTGCGGCTGGAGGATCTCACCAGCAGCCTGCTGGCCTTCGTGCGCACGGGCACCATCCACCGCCAGCAGACGGATCCAGTGGCCATCGTCCGGGCCGCGGCCGAGGAGGTGGACCCGCGGCGCATCGAGCTGGACTCCCAGTCCGCGCCTGCCTCCTGGTCCCTGGACGCGCCGCGCATGCAGCAGGTGCTCAGCAACCTGCTGCGCAACGCGGTGCAGGCCTCTCCCGCGGGCGCGCCGGTGTTCGCGCGCATCTCCACGGAAGAGCAGGCGCTGCTCTATGAGGTGCGGGATGTCGGCACGGGCATCCCCCCGGGTCAGGAGGCCGCCATCTTCGAGCCGTTCCACACCCACCGGCCGCTGGGCAACGGGCTCGGCCTGGCGGTGGCCCGGCGGGTGGTGGAGCTCCATGGTGGCAGCATCCACGCCAGCAACCACCCCCAGGGTGGAGCCTTGTTCCGTGTCCGTATTCCCCAGACGGCCTGA
- a CDS encoding DUF4194 domain-containing protein codes for MDFFVEYPRLEPAQQERFRQVITRLLSGEVLTPGEALRPDGDWRFAERYRELLEAYLRIGGWRLDIDLGLRLCRAVHEAGEQRVRFNKLESLVLCILRLMYHERMQQATEEVRCEVVLGELRERLIQSGRPVHQLPRRALVNALRRLERHSLVSLGRGVTGEDTERFHVQPLIEKVLPPDRIAELFERVRAYVNEKPREATPGAEATEGRGPEAEGELSAEEGDVP; via the coding sequence ATGGACTTCTTTGTCGAATATCCCAGGCTCGAGCCCGCCCAGCAGGAGCGCTTCCGGCAGGTCATCACCCGGCTGCTCTCCGGGGAGGTGCTCACTCCGGGCGAGGCGCTCCGGCCGGACGGAGACTGGCGCTTCGCCGAGCGGTACCGCGAGCTGCTGGAGGCCTATCTGCGCATCGGAGGATGGCGGCTCGACATCGATCTGGGGCTGCGGCTGTGCCGGGCCGTCCACGAGGCGGGCGAGCAGCGGGTGCGGTTCAACAAGCTGGAGAGCCTGGTGCTGTGCATCCTGCGGCTCATGTACCACGAGCGGATGCAGCAGGCGACCGAGGAGGTCCGCTGCGAGGTGGTGCTGGGGGAGCTGCGCGAGCGGCTCATCCAGAGTGGGCGGCCCGTGCACCAGCTGCCTCGCCGCGCCCTCGTGAATGCGCTGCGGCGGCTGGAGCGGCACTCCCTCGTCTCCCTGGGGCGTGGCGTGACGGGTGAGGACACGGAGCGCTTCCATGTCCAGCCGCTGATCGAGAAGGTCCTGCCGCCCGATCGCATCGCCGAGCTCTTCGAGCGTGTGCGTGCCTATGTCAACGAGAAGCCACGAGAGGCCACTCCCGGGGCCGAGGCCACGGAGGGCCGGGGGCCAGAGGCGGAGGGGGAGCTCTCGGCGGAGGAGGGGGACGTCCCATGA
- a CDS encoding DUF1330 domain-containing protein: protein MAIDPRGADLKRYKQEDPGGPVVMLNLLRFTEGGRASYDEYARAIGPFLKKVGGQVVYAGDGSTTLVAEPGQSWDAVLLVRYPSRTAFLEMVADPEYQKITHLRTRALKEAVLQATTPWGAR, encoded by the coding sequence ATGGCGATCGATCCACGCGGAGCAGACCTCAAGCGCTACAAGCAGGAAGACCCGGGAGGCCCCGTGGTGATGTTGAACCTGCTGCGCTTCACCGAAGGCGGCCGGGCTTCCTATGACGAGTACGCGCGCGCCATCGGCCCCTTCCTGAAGAAGGTCGGAGGCCAGGTGGTGTACGCGGGCGATGGCTCCACGACGCTGGTGGCCGAACCCGGCCAGTCCTGGGACGCGGTGTTGCTGGTGCGCTACCCGAGCCGCACCGCCTTCCTCGAGATGGTGGCGGATCCGGAGTACCAGAAGATCACCCACCTGCGTACCCGCGCCTTGAAGGAGGCGGTGCTCCAGGCCACCACGCCCTGGGGTGCCAGGTAA
- a CDS encoding ATP-binding protein, translated as MMRLEAVRLIHWYHFQHELLALDGSCLLFGDNGSGKSTVLDAIQLALVADMGEVRFNKAANENSRRSLHGYVRHKLGSEDESRPGQVRYGRGACTSYVMLRFRDDSGSRPPFVCGMVLEAGEEDTAVQKWGFVIPHLALGEVPALAPDEVVRTARDFRVQLRALPGAQHYADVGTYRDEVRHRLGFLPPSFHLLLVKALDFKPIRQVREFVFHYLLDERTVDTVALQANIEHYKRLEAEAQEAERRIAALETICVQGERILQKRRTAEAHEFLTLRARLELAEERERRAAESIAHLESEQRGNAARMEALTADLVFLGREHERIIGLLQGHPTFHQLQALESDLERTREEVKRAEQSATEARRLLGQQTEVLALLLSEAARDLRRKRPELFRDDELVGASEEPAIIQRLRETLAREGALAGRDLSTWSGRLDKAASVLGLAQVTVEELLRRAREEGAGLEAEREELEQGRLRYDEGVEALLHLLRARLKGKREPAPLCELIEVPNPRWRDAVEGYLNTRRFDVLVPPEDFSRALALYEKNKRGYALPGRKAPIFISGVGLVDLERIRERAPSARPRSLAEQVHAEDPLARLYVDFVLGEVICCEDEQELRRHARSITDSVMVYQNFTARQTSPAVYSKHYIGQAARLRRKDAIDARLGALHQEFVTLAEELHWLKLSLKRCTEARVHAAQLARLMEDAEQAPTLRAQVAQLERRLSQLDRGELQQLEQDRRELEARRREREQERTLAAEKKGSLESEAVGAATELRRAGEDGQRAREALEATAVAQSPERRAEAEARYQHERAEKEAPRIVSVFEHQRGILMGEVTNLVHRMVELKTRFANDYGFAAETLGEGFAEHAAERERWRDSRLPDYRERIAEAKRQATQQLAEDIIFRLRENLLLVQRQLDELNRALKDVPFNGDRYSFTREIAPTHRPFYELIMAAGQLGRDSLFGAQTLASEEARRTLEELVDRLLEGEAREVKTELEARADYREYFNYDIRITQPDGTWSSYDKVSGDKSGGETQTPYYIAILASMYRMYRAGVSEAGPGCGLVLLDEAFSKMDEQRIAAMLRFARNLGLQLVMATPKERVAMVAPWVERSLLIYKDLESGEPTVADFTKELARDEAERAVGAV; from the coding sequence ATGATGCGGCTCGAGGCGGTGCGGCTCATCCACTGGTACCACTTCCAGCACGAGCTCCTTGCGCTGGACGGCAGCTGCCTGCTGTTTGGAGACAATGGCAGCGGCAAGTCCACGGTGCTGGATGCCATCCAGCTGGCCCTGGTGGCGGACATGGGGGAGGTCCGGTTCAACAAGGCGGCCAACGAGAACAGCCGGCGCAGCCTCCATGGCTATGTGCGACACAAGCTCGGCTCGGAGGATGAGAGCCGGCCGGGCCAGGTCCGGTATGGCCGTGGCGCCTGTACCAGCTATGTGATGCTGCGCTTCCGAGACGACAGCGGCAGCCGCCCGCCCTTCGTCTGCGGCATGGTGCTCGAGGCGGGCGAGGAGGACACCGCCGTCCAGAAGTGGGGCTTCGTCATCCCTCACCTCGCCCTCGGGGAGGTGCCGGCCCTCGCGCCGGATGAGGTGGTCCGCACCGCGCGAGACTTCCGTGTCCAGCTGCGCGCCCTGCCGGGGGCGCAGCACTATGCGGATGTGGGCACGTACCGGGACGAGGTGCGGCACCGCCTGGGGTTCCTGCCGCCCTCCTTCCATCTGCTCCTGGTGAAAGCCCTGGACTTCAAGCCCATCCGGCAGGTGCGTGAGTTCGTGTTCCACTACCTGCTGGATGAGCGGACCGTGGACACGGTCGCCCTCCAGGCCAACATCGAGCACTACAAGCGGCTGGAGGCCGAGGCCCAGGAGGCGGAGCGGCGCATCGCGGCGCTCGAGACCATCTGCGTCCAGGGCGAGCGCATCCTCCAGAAGCGGCGCACCGCCGAGGCCCACGAGTTCCTCACCCTGCGCGCCCGGCTGGAGCTGGCCGAGGAGCGGGAGCGGCGGGCCGCGGAGAGCATCGCCCACCTCGAGAGCGAGCAGCGCGGCAACGCGGCGCGGATGGAGGCGCTCACCGCCGACCTGGTGTTCCTGGGACGCGAGCATGAGCGCATCATCGGGCTGCTCCAGGGCCACCCCACGTTCCACCAGCTCCAGGCGCTGGAGTCCGATCTGGAGCGGACGCGGGAAGAGGTGAAGCGGGCCGAGCAGAGCGCCACGGAGGCCCGGCGGCTGCTCGGGCAGCAGACGGAGGTCCTCGCCCTGCTCCTCTCGGAGGCGGCGAGGGATCTCCGCAGGAAGCGCCCGGAGCTGTTCCGGGACGATGAGCTGGTGGGCGCCTCCGAGGAGCCCGCCATCATCCAGCGCCTGCGGGAGACGCTGGCGCGAGAGGGGGCGCTGGCGGGCCGCGACCTGTCGACGTGGAGTGGGCGGCTGGACAAGGCCGCCTCCGTGCTCGGGCTCGCGCAGGTCACCGTGGAAGAGCTCCTGCGGCGGGCGCGCGAGGAGGGGGCGGGGCTCGAGGCCGAGCGGGAGGAGCTCGAGCAGGGGCGCCTGCGGTACGACGAGGGGGTGGAGGCGCTCCTTCACCTGCTGCGCGCCCGCCTGAAGGGCAAGCGCGAGCCGGCCCCGCTCTGCGAGCTGATCGAGGTGCCCAACCCGCGCTGGCGCGACGCCGTCGAGGGGTACTTGAACACGCGCCGCTTCGATGTGCTGGTGCCCCCCGAGGACTTCTCTCGCGCGCTCGCCCTCTACGAGAAGAACAAGCGGGGGTATGCGCTGCCTGGCCGCAAGGCGCCCATCTTCATCTCCGGCGTCGGGCTGGTGGATCTCGAGCGCATCCGCGAGCGCGCTCCGTCCGCCCGCCCGCGCTCCCTCGCCGAGCAGGTGCACGCGGAGGATCCGCTCGCTCGCCTCTACGTGGACTTCGTGCTGGGCGAGGTCATCTGCTGCGAGGACGAGCAGGAGCTGCGCCGCCATGCGCGCTCCATCACGGACTCGGTGATGGTGTACCAGAACTTCACCGCGCGGCAGACCTCGCCGGCGGTGTACTCCAAGCACTACATCGGTCAGGCGGCACGGCTGCGCCGCAAGGACGCCATCGACGCCCGCCTGGGAGCGCTGCACCAGGAATTCGTCACGCTCGCGGAGGAGCTCCACTGGCTGAAGCTGTCCCTGAAGCGCTGCACCGAGGCCCGGGTTCACGCGGCGCAGCTCGCGCGGTTGATGGAGGACGCGGAGCAGGCACCCACGCTGAGGGCCCAGGTGGCGCAGCTGGAGCGGCGGCTGTCCCAGCTCGATCGCGGGGAGCTCCAGCAGCTCGAGCAGGATCGCCGGGAGCTGGAGGCCCGGCGCAGGGAGCGGGAGCAGGAGCGGACGCTGGCGGCCGAGAAGAAGGGGAGCCTGGAGTCCGAGGCCGTGGGGGCCGCGACGGAGCTGCGGCGCGCCGGGGAGGACGGGCAGCGGGCTCGGGAGGCGCTGGAGGCCACGGCGGTCGCCCAGAGCCCGGAGCGTCGCGCGGAGGCTGAAGCCCGCTACCAGCACGAGCGAGCCGAGAAGGAGGCCCCGCGCATCGTCAGCGTGTTCGAGCACCAGCGCGGCATCCTCATGGGCGAGGTCACCAACCTGGTGCACAGGATGGTCGAGCTCAAGACGCGGTTCGCCAATGACTATGGCTTCGCGGCGGAGACGCTGGGAGAGGGCTTCGCCGAGCACGCGGCGGAGCGGGAGCGCTGGCGGGACAGCCGGCTGCCGGACTATCGCGAGCGCATCGCCGAGGCGAAGCGTCAGGCCACCCAGCAGCTCGCCGAGGACATCATCTTCAGGCTGCGCGAGAACCTGCTGCTGGTGCAGCGGCAGCTCGATGAGCTCAACCGCGCGCTCAAGGACGTGCCCTTCAACGGGGACCGCTACAGCTTCACCCGCGAGATCGCGCCCACCCACCGCCCCTTCTACGAGCTCATCATGGCGGCGGGGCAGCTCGGACGGGACTCGCTGTTCGGTGCGCAGACGCTGGCCAGCGAGGAGGCTCGCCGCACCCTGGAGGAGCTCGTGGACAGGCTCCTCGAGGGCGAGGCCCGGGAGGTCAAGACGGAGCTGGAGGCGCGGGCCGACTACCGCGAGTACTTCAACTACGACATCCGCATCACTCAGCCGGACGGCACCTGGTCCTCCTATGACAAGGTGTCGGGAGACAAGTCCGGTGGGGAGACCCAGACGCCCTACTACATCGCCATCCTGGCCTCGATGTACCGGATGTATCGCGCTGGCGTGTCGGAGGCAGGGCCCGGGTGCGGGCTGGTGCTGCTGGACGAGGCGTTCTCGAAGATGGACGAGCAGCGCATCGCGGCCATGCTCCGCTTCGCTCGCAACCTGGGGCTGCAGCTGGTGATGGCGACGCCCAAGGAGCGGGTGGCGATGGTGGCTCCCTGGGTGGAGCGCTCGCTGCTCATCTACAAGGACCTCGAGTCCGGCGAGCCCACTGTGGCGGACTTCACGAAGGAGCTGGCCCGCGATGAAGCCGAGCGAGCCGTCGGCGCGGTGTGA